In the genome of Sesamum indicum cultivar Zhongzhi No. 13 unplaced genomic scaffold, S_indicum_v1.0 scaffold00211, whole genome shotgun sequence, the window TAGGATGCATAGCATACGGTGCGTAATGCTCCTCGTGCATAATTTCCATTCTCAACTCCTCTACGTTCGGCACGCATATACGTTTTTCATTGAACAATGTACCATAttcttggattataaattgatccctctttcctttttgcacCTTAGCTTTCATCCTCTGTAGATATGGATCTTTAGCCTGtgcatctttaattttatccttgagGGAGGGCTTCACCTGTATCGTAGCCAGTAGAATATCACCACCAATGCTAAAGTGTACATCCATAGCTCTGAGGGCAGTCAAATACTCCATGTTATAGCAGATCATACCTGCAAGTTGGTCCACCGTTTTTCTACTCAAAGCATCTGCTACAATGTTTACCTTTTCGGGATGATAGTCAATGCTATCGCTTTGGCAATTCCCCAATAGGCAGGTCGGGCGGCCCAGGAACCTCATTCGATAGCTGCGACTAGGGACTGGTGTGTGTTGGGATATACTTTAGACTTTTGTgatctgtaaatatttgaaacgtCTCCCCGTATAAGTAATGCCTCCAGATCTTCAATGCATTTACTATGGCTGCTAACTCCAGATCATGGGTCAGATAGTTCATCTCGTGTGGCCTCAACTGCCTCGAAGCATAAGCTATAANNNNNNNNNNNNNNNNNNNNNNNNNNNNNNNNNNNNNNNNNNNNNNNNNNNNNNNNNNNNNNNNNNNNNNNNNNNNNNNNNNNNNNNNNNNNNNNNNNNNNNNNNNNNNNNNNNNNNNNNNNNNNNNNNNNNNNNNNNNNNNNNNNNNNNNNNNNNNNNNNNNNNNNNNNNNNNNNNNNNNNNNNNNNNNNNNNNNNNNNNNNNNNNNNNNNNNNNNNNNNNNNNNNNNNNNNNNNNNNNNNNNNNNNNNNNNNNNNNNNNNNNNNNNNNNNNNNNNNNNNNNNNNNNNNNNNNNNNNNNNNNNNNNNNNNNNNNNNNNNNNNNNNNNNNNNNNNNNNNNNNNNNNNNNNNNNNNNNNNNNNNNNNNNNNNNNNNNNNNNNNNNNNNNNNNNNNNNNNNNNNNNNNNNNNNNNNNNNNNNNNNNNNNNNNNNNNNNNNNNNNNNNNNNNNNNNNNNNNNNNNNNNNNNNNNNNNNNNNNNNNNNNNNNNNNNNNNNNNNNNNNNNNNNNNNNNNNNNNNNNNNNNNNNNNNNNNNNNNNNNNNNNNNNNNNNNNNNNNNNNNNNNNNNNNNNNNNNNNNNNNNNNNNNNNNNNNNNNNNNNNNNNNNNNNNNNNNNNNNNNNNNNNNNNNNNNNNNNNNNNNNNNNNNNNNNNNNNNNNNNNNNNNNNNNNNNNNNNNNNNNNNNNNNNNNNNNNNNNNNNNNNNNNNNNNNNNNNNNNNNNNNNNNNNNNNNNNNNNNNNNNNNNNNNNNNNNNNNNNNNNNNNNNNNNNNNNNNNNNNNNNNNNNNNNNNNNNNNNNNNNNNNNNNNNNNNNNNNNNNNNNNNNNNNNNNNNNNNNNNNNNNNNNNNNNNNNNNNNNNNNNNNNNNNNNNNNNNNNNNNNNNNNNNNNNNNNNNNNNNNNNNNNNNNNNNNNNNNNNNNNNNNNNNNNNNNNNNNNNNNNNNNNNNNNNNNNNNNNNNNNNNNNNNNNNNNNNNNNNNNNNNNNNNNNNNNNNNNNNNNNNNNNNNNNNNNNNNNNNNNNNNNNNNNNNNNNNNNNNNNNNNNNNNNNNNNNNNNNNNNNNNNNNNNNNNNNNNNNNNNNNNNNNNNNNNNNNNNNNNNNNNNNNNNNNNNNNNNNNNNNNNNNNNNNNNNNNNNNNNNNNNNNNNNNNNNNNNNNNNNNNNNNNNNNNNNNNNNNNNNNNNNNNNNNNNNNNNNNNNNNNNNNNNNNNNNNNNNNNNNNNNNNNNNNNNNNNNNNNNNNNNNNNNNNNNNNNNNNNNNNNNNNNNNNNNNNNNNNNNNNNNNNNNNNNATGGTATCATGCACACTGGCTAGATACGCCTCACACCCttctttaattagattaaaagcGGTCACAGCAGAAATTAAGCAGTTAGGTATCACTTTTCTTTCCCCCACTATAACCGTCTTCATCTGCCCATTGACTTCAACCATCACGTCTTTTGTTTGACAATCCACTAGAGCATGATTACTAGCTAACCAGTCCATCCCCAGAATGATATCAAATTCCCTAAGGTCTATTACAACCAAATCTGCATATAAAGTAACACCCTCCACCACTACTGGACAAGATCTCACCATCGTATTCACTAATACAAACCCACCAGCAGGCATAGACACATGTAAATCATGTCCAAATGGTTCTATTTTAGCATGTACATGAGATGCAAAATCACgtgatataaatgaacaagtaGATCCTGGATCAATCAATACATGTGCACTAAAATCGCAAATAGAAGAGGAACCAGTGATAACCTTGGGTGTCATAAGAGCTTGTTCTTTTGTGATTGCATACACCCTGGCTTGTGGTTGAGGCTGACTACTTTGTCCGGTTGACGTCATAGAAAGATTCCCGCTACCTCGACCACCTTTACCTCGTCCTCTACTTGTACCTGCCCGTTGTGAGTTTTCCCCCACACTGCTAAACTCTGAAGTCTGAGGTCTTCTGGAATTATCCCTCCATGTAGGATAGTCCCGGATAATGTGTCCTGGTTGATGGCAACGATAACATACAATTGGTTGAACTCCCCAACATTCACCAGTGTGTCTCCTACCGCAATTAGCAGAAGAGGGAATAGATCTTCCACTAAACGATCTGGCTGGACCTGGTCTTGCTCCAGATCTAACCGAAGTAGGCCTGCCTCTACTCGAAAATACTAAAGAAGACCTGCTAGTTTGATCCACTCCTCGGCCTCTGAACCAACCTCTCTGCGGACCGCTAAAGGAAACTGCACCACTTTGTCCCGCTGTAGGATTCAGGTTACCTGTCAATTTTCTTCGTTTAGCTTCAGTAGAACTCCTTTCAAGTGACGTCTCGTGACGTCTCTTCTGCCCTCAGTGCCGCTTCCAGCAGTGCACCACAACTTGGAGGTTTGATTGCTATTTTCTCCCGAATCTCAAGTCTGAACCCCCTTTCAAATctgtctcttctcaattcatCAGTGTTCACTTCTTCTGGGCATATTTTGATAAGCTCACTAATTGCAGTTCATATTCAGCAACAAATAACTCATTCTGCTTTAATTTCaggaattcaacttttttacaGTTTCTGTAGACTGGTGGAGTATATTTGTctgcaaattctttcaaaaagtcaTACCAAGTCAAAGTGGCGGGTCGGCTCCTGCTCCCTGGGACTGTTTCCCACCAATCTAAGGCATCTTTCTCCAATAAGGACACTGCATACCTCAACTTTTGCTCAGAAGTACACTCGATCGTGTCCAACACCCTTTCCGTGTTTCTCAGCCATTCCTCTGCTTCAGCAAGATTAGTTGTACCGGCAAATACCTTCGCCCCCTGTCTCCTtactatttcataatttttatcaataactgCATCATGTAGTTGTGATTGTGGCGATGGAGCCATCCTCTATATCATTTCCATAAATTGTTGCATAAAACGGTTTATTTCTGGTTGTggggcatttctattttgggattATAATCCCTGATGTTCTGATACTAAATCATGACCCTACACAGATTCTATTGACTCAGTTGAGCCAGCAGCGTTTTCTCTTGACGCTTCCATCCtatataaaatacacacaTGTGAGTAGATTCCTAACATATACACCTTACgtataaaataacatttcatctactatcccaaggaaatctaatccctgcactgataccacctaatgtagcacccccttcgctacaagggctatatctaccctaaacgtcatacttataataatccctgtgtttatatatataaatgcacataatcatctatcAATATGCATACGTAGTCACAATATCATAACGACAtagtcaacccacaacatcacatgtatacaaatcaaacaccacaggTGATCCACCACAGTTGATCGCTACGcctatgttctctttatacaaataaaataagatttgtactctagctgacaagaggagaaaacagcatactggcccgacctgcctgggtatagtgcgtagacctattcttcaacagtcagacacctcaaagtctactcctgaaagctAATGTCAACAGAggaatgagcctgccactcagtaggtaaataatcagccctatctatatatgtatatgaaacaTAGCCAAATAggacaagtaggcaacatgcatgggttacagtcaatttaactccaacataatcaattgtagtacaccacatagctatctcacaataaaataatcaattaaacttcctttttcctagtttgcttaccagaaggtgatatcgtgtttttcccgtcaactcaatctcaccgttatataaatttaagtgaatccccttgacagccggctcatcaatctcatttcgcatcatagctctttcaattcgcatcatagctcttttatttcgcatcatagctcttttcacatcacatctttttcatatcgcatcaaagctcttttcatttcatttctttctcatatcgcatcaaagctcttttcatttcatttcgccttataggcttttcaacacatcaaggggtattcacgccacaatcaccactccctcattttcacatatcaccattcttgtaagcaactagtaacgtaaaaccgTATTTCCATATATTCCTCATTTAgaatccacaacacatcaaacaacaaacataatattttaacgtattttctcattccacgtacacaataccatcaatcaaattaaatcatccatcactcatatactttcaaataaatccatatcagcatgaaccacaaattcagataacaataaaatcacaattaaagatacatatatagataataataattatttacttacctcaacctcacaacgtttctttctactcaatcgctaacTGTCAGTTctttcacctcacccccgtatcctataatgagttataccacatacaattaatatatcgagaatatcataatttcttttaaatataagattcaatatcatttgtacaatttctaataattctttaatatttcatttctatctaataaatctttttttttctctttattattaacataccatttattaaatata includes:
- the LOC110011381 gene encoding uncharacterized protein LOC110011381, translated to MAPSPQSQLHDAVIDKNYEIVRRQGAKVFAGTTNLAEAEEWLRNTERVLDTIECTSEQKLRYAVSLLEKDALDWWETVPGSRSRPATLTWYDFLKEFADKYTPPVYRNCNLNPTAGQSGAVSFSGPQRGWFRGRGVDQTSRSSLVFSSRGRPTSVRSGARPGPARSFSGRSIPSSANCGRRHTGECWGVQPIVCYRCHQPGHIIRDYPTWRDNSRRPQTSEFSSVGENSQRAGTSRGRGKGGRGSGNLSMTSTGQSSQPQPQARVYAITKEQALMTPKVITGSSSICDFSAHVLIDPGSTCSFISRDFASHVHAKIEPFGHDLHVSMPAGGFVLVNTMVRSCPVVVEGVTLYADLVVIDLREFDIILGMDWLASNHALVDCQTKDVMVEVNGQMKTVIVGERKVIPNCLISAVTAFNLIKEGLCFEAVEATRDELSDP